A portion of the Mobula hypostoma unplaced genomic scaffold, sMobHyp1.1 scaffold_125, whole genome shotgun sequence genome contains these proteins:
- the LOC134342196 gene encoding zinc finger protein 214-like gives MAHQSVHTGEWTFSCSDCGKRFTCSSKLKVHQRVHTGERPFTCSECGKGCTQSSDLLVHQRVHTGERPFTCSDCGKGFNQSSHLLTHQSVHTGERPFTCSECGKGCTQSSDLLVHQRVHTGERPFTCSDCGKRFSHSSNLMAHQRVHTGERLFTCSVCGMRFTRSSNLMVHQQVHTGDRPFTCSDCGKGFTRASHLLTHQRVHTGERPFTCSDCGKAFTHSSNLQRHQRVHTGERPFTCSDCGKGFTRASHLLRHRSVHTGERPFTC, from the coding sequence atggctcaccagtcagttcacaccggggagtggACGTTTTcttgctcggactgtgggaagagattcacttgctcatctaaactgaaggtacatcagagagttcacactggagagaggccattcacctgctcagaatgtgggaaaggatgcACTCAGTCATCTGATCTGCtggtacaccagcgagttcatactggggagaggccattcacctgctcagactgtgggaagggattcaatcagtcatctcacctactgacacaccagtcagttcacactggagagaggccattcacctgctcagaatgtgggaaaggctGCACTCAGTCATCTGATCTGCttgtacaccagcgagttcacactggggagaggccattcacctgctcagactgtgggaaaagaTTCAGTCATTCATCCAACCTAATGgcgcaccagcgagttcacactggggagaggctgtttacctgctcagtctgtgggatgagattcactcggtcatccaaccTAATGGtgcaccagcaagttcacactggagacaggccgttcacctgctcagactgtggaaagggattcactcgggcatctcacctactgacacaccagcgagttcacactggggagaggccattcacttgctcagactgtgggaaggcattcacacattcatccaacctacagagacaccagcgagttcacactggagagaggccgttcacctgctcagactgtgggaagggattcactcgggcatctcacctactgagacaccggtcagttcacactggggagaggccgttcacctgctga